TCGTGCAGTTGTACGCTGACCAACTGACCGAGGGCTATCGCACGTATCGCGTTATTTTCCACACCGTGGAAAAGGAAACGATGAGTGATGAATGCAAAATGCTGAGTGGCTAAACTCACACTCCGGTCGCTCGACTCGCCTGTCTCGGCGTTCGTCTGTCTGACCAGTTCAGCGTTTCGCATTCATCACTCCGCGAGTCGGTTACTCTTCTTCCTCGTGCATGACGGCCTTTTCCATAATTTCCTTCAGCGCGTGCGGCGGCACGACGTCGTAGCGGCTGAACTCCATCGTGTAGCTGCCTTGGCCGCCCGTCATGCTCGACAGGCTGCGCGCGTATGTGGTCACTTCGGCCAAGGGAACTTCCATCGTCACGGTTTGCAGGTCACCGCCGGCTGACTCCATGCCCAGCGGTCGGCCCCGCCGGCTCGACATATCGCTGTTCACATCCCCCAGCTTGTCACCCGGCACGGTCACGTGCAGTTTGACGATCGGCTCCAAGAGCGAGGGCCGGGCTTCGCGAAACACGTTGCGAAAGGCCATCGAGCCCGCCGTCTTGAAGGCGGCTTCCGAGCTGTCGACGGGGTGATGCTTGCCGAAGAAAACTTCCACGGCGACGTTCTGAATTTTGAAACCCGCGATGACGCCTTTTTCCAACCGCTCTTTGAATCCCTTCTCGACAGCCGGCAGGAAATTGTTGGGGATGGTGCCCCCTACGATCGAGTCGACCCACAAAAAGTTGCGGGCCGCGTCGTAGTGATATTCGCGCATCGAGGGAAATCGCTGTTTGGTGGCGTACTCCTCGAGTTTGCTTCCCTCGGGCATGGGGTAAATTCGAATATGGACCTCGCCGAACTGGCCACGGCCGCCGGTCTGTTTCTTGTGACGGTAGCTCCCCTCGGCCTGGGTCTGGATCGTCTCGCGGTAGGGGATCTTGGGCTCCTTAGCGTCGACTTCGACCTTGTCGCGGCGTTTGAGTCGCTCGCGCAATAGCTGCAAATGCAGCTCGCTCATGCCGGTCATCACCAATTCATGAGTCTGCTGGTCGTGGTCCAAACGGAGCGTGGGATCTTCTTCCACGATTTTGTGCAGCGCGCCGGAGAGTTTCCCTTCGTCACCACGCGTTTTCGGCGTGACGGCCAGGCCGACCATCGGCGTGGGAAAATGTATCGGGGTGAGCGTAATGTCACCCAGACAGGTGCCAGTGTGCAGCTCTTCGGACTTTGCCACGGCCACGATGTCGCCTGGGACCGCCACCTCAACCGGCTCTGTAGTGCCCCCCTGCACGCACAGCGGCTGGTGAATCTTGACCGGCTTTCGCGCGGTCGAAGCGTGCAGCGTATCGTCTTTCTTGAGGGTCCCGGACAAGACCCGCATATAGCTCAGCCGCTGCACGAAGGGATCGATCCGCGTCTTGAAAACCTGAGCCACGACCGGGCCGCTGGGGTCGGCATGAATCTCGACTTCGGTGCCGTCGGCCAGCGTCCCGTGGCGGATGATCTTGTCAGGCGGCAGCGCGCACAGCGCCAAGGCATCGAGAAATTCGGGCACGCCCAGGCCGGACTTGCCGGCCACGCAAACGATCGGAATTAAATTGCCAGCGGCCACGGCCTCGACGATCAGCCGTGAGATCTCTTCGGCCGTGGGGGGTGTCCCCTCGAAGTAGCGTTCGGTGGCACCTTCGTCGACTTCAATGATCGACTCGATAAGCGAATCCGTGAGCGACTTCGGATCGACGAGCGCGCCGGTTACATCGGCCGGAGGATTAAGCGTGCTGGCCACGCCATGGAAATCGTGCCCGCTACCCAACGGAACGTTGAGCGGCACGCAGGCGTTACCGAACACAGCGCGTATGTTCTTGAGCAACTCAGGGAAATCGATGTGATCCGAGTCCATCTTACTGATGACGATGATCCGTCCGAGGCCCGCCTTGCCGGCTTCCTGGAAAACGCGGCGGGTGTTGACTTCGACGCCCGAGTGGGCATTCACAAAGATGGCGGCCGTG
This genomic window from Pirellulales bacterium contains:
- a CDS encoding elongation factor G, with protein sequence MAQHKVEDIRNIAFCGHGSAGKTTLADALLAKTGAIKHPASVENGTSVCDFDEEEKHHKHTIESSLIHFNHAGKIFNVIDTPGYPDFIGQTIAALAGVDTAAIFVNAHSGVEVNTRRVFQEAGKAGLGRIIVISKMDSDHIDFPELLKNIRAVFGNACVPLNVPLGSGHDFHGVASTLNPPADVTGALVDPKSLTDSLIESIIEVDEGATERYFEGTPPTAEEISRLIVEAVAAGNLIPIVCVAGKSGLGVPEFLDALALCALPPDKIIRHGTLADGTEVEIHADPSGPVVAQVFKTRIDPFVQRLSYMRVLSGTLKKDDTLHASTARKPVKIHQPLCVQGGTTEPVEVAVPGDIVAVAKSEELHTGTCLGDITLTPIHFPTPMVGLAVTPKTRGDEGKLSGALHKIVEEDPTLRLDHDQQTHELVMTGMSELHLQLLRERLKRRDKVEVDAKEPKIPYRETIQTQAEGSYRHKKQTGGRGQFGEVHIRIYPMPEGSKLEEYATKQRFPSMREYHYDAARNFLWVDSIVGGTIPNNFLPAVEKGFKERLEKGVIAGFKIQNVAVEVFFGKHHPVDSSEAAFKTAGSMAFRNVFREARPSLLEPIVKLHVTVPGDKLGDVNSDMSSRRGRPLGMESAGGDLQTVTMEVPLAEVTTYARSLSSMTGGQGSYTMEFSRYDVVPPHALKEIMEKAVMHEEEE